The Rahnella aquatilis CIP 78.65 = ATCC 33071 genomic sequence GGTATTGTGGGGAAGCCTGGCGGTGATATTCGGTGACCGCATCGTGCCGGATTCGATGCAGGCCATGCCGCGTATTGCGCTGCCGAAATTCGACAGCGTAGATGAAGTGACCTCGCAGCTGGAAAAACCGAACTGGAGCGCGTGGAATAATCCGCAGATTTATGTGATTGCCGCGACGCTGGCGCTGGTCGCCAGCCTGGAAACGCTGCTCAGCCAGGAAGCGCTGAAGAAGCTGAAAGAGCAAACGCCCGCGCCCTCGCCCAATAAAGAAATGCGTGCGCAAGGGATCGGGAATCTGATCAGCGGGTTTCTCGGCGGCATGCCGATCACCGCAGTGATCGTGCGCAGTTCGGTGAACGTGAACACCGGCGCGCGCAGTAAGGTGTCGATCCTGCTTCACGGCGTGTTACTGCTCTTATGCGGCATGTTTTTCAGCGATATGCTCAATACTATTCCGCTGGCCTGCCTGGCTGCGGTGCTGCTGTATACCGGCTACAAACTGGCCTCACCGGCACTTTTCATGACCCAGTGGCGGCTTGGCCTGCCGCAGTTTTTGCCGTTTATCGCCACGCTGGCGGGTATTCTGCTCTTCGGTATGCTGGCCGGGATCGGCATCGGGTTGCTCGCGCAATTGCTGTCGAGCACCTACAAAAGTCATCACAATGCAATGCAGCTTACGCGCGACGAAAATCATTATGTGATGCGTTTTCACCAGAACCTGACGTTCCTGCATAACCCGCGTTTGCAGAGCCTGCTGGCGGAGATCCCCGATAACAGCGTGGTCCGCGTCGAACGTGATAACGTCGGTTATATCGACCCCGATGTGAAAGCGGTGCTGTCAGATTTTGTGGCAAAAGCCCCGGACCGCAATATTACGCTGCATCGCTGGCCGGTCGGACACTGATTTCAGACGGCGGAGAACAACAAAAAGGCCTGCCGGTTTCCCGCAGGCCTTTCTTTTTTGCTGACATCAATCTTATTTTTTCGCCAGCGCCTCAAACACTTTTTCAACGGCCACCGCACCGGGATCTTTCACCCCTTTCAGGCTGTTGCTGCTCAGATAAGAAGAACGCCCGGCGTTAGCTTTTTTCATGCCGGCCGTGTCTTTGGCCCCTTTGGCTGCCGCTTTAGCCGCCCCTTTCAACGCCTCTTTTTTGCCAAGGGCTTCCAGCGCCGGTTGCAGTGCGTCGATCATCGTGCGATCGCCAAGATCGGCCCCGCCGTAATGTTTCATGCGTTCGAGACCGGACAGCAGGGCTTTCGGTAACTTCTCGCCTTCGGCAACCTTCTTACCGGCAGCGGTAAAGAAGATCGACATCAGCACGCCGCTGGATCCGCCCATGACGGTCGCCAGACGATCGCCGACCACGCCCAGAAGATCGGCCACATTGTTCAGCGGTAATTTTTTGCTTTTGTTCTCTTTCTGGATATCACGCGCACCGGTGGCAAACGTTGAACCGGTATCGCCGTCCCCGACTTTGGCATCGAGCTTATTCAGTTCGTCTTCCAGATCAGAAAGTGTCTGGGTAATGGTTTCAACGATTTTGCCGACCTGCGCGTTAGACGAGGCTTTTACCGTTTTCTTATCACTGATTTTCTTGCCTTTTTTGGTCGGCAGTTTTTCCAGCTTCACCAGAGGCTGCCAGCCGGACGCTTCCACTTCTGCCAGTAACGCCTCTTCAATGCCGCCTTTAAGGGCAATCACCGACAGCGAGAACCCTTTCATATCCAGCGCGCTGACCAGCGATGCCGGGCCAATCAGATAACGGATCGAACTGCCGAGCGCCGAATGCACCAGTTCTTTGGTGATTTGATTCATCTCGAGCGGAGAAACGCCGCCGAGATTATTGATAAGCACCGCCAGCTTGTCGCTTTTCTTCACATGTTCCGCAAGTTTACTGACCAGCGTATCCACCACTTTTTTGCTGTTCTGGGTTTTCATGGTCGACACACCCGGTTCGCCGTGAATGCCTAAGCCCAGCTCAACGTGGCCCGATTCGATACGTTGTTCTTCTTCATCTTCACCGCCACCCGGCAGGCTGCAACCCGCCGCCGCGACACCGATACTGGCTGTGGCATCAATCGCCTGCCGGGTGATTTTGGTGACATCTTTCAGGGATTTTCCCTGCTCAGCCGCGTAACCGGCAATTTTATGCACCAGCGCCGTACCGGCAATGCCGCGCGGCTGCTTGTTGTCCGGCAGGGAAATGTCGTCGGAGACCATCACCAGCTCCACGTCATAGCCCATACCTTTCGCTTTCTCAGCCGCCAGACCAAAGTTCAGACGGTCGCCGGTGTAGTTTTTGACGATCAGCAGACAGCCCGCTTTGCCAGTGACCGCCACAATCGCGTTCAGCACGGCGTCTACGCTCGGAGAAGCAAACACTTCGCCGCACACCGCCGCCGTAAGCATGCCTTTGCCGACAAACCCCACGTGCGCCGGTTCATGACCCGAGCCCCCCCCTGAAATCAGCGCGACCTTTTTCTTATCCCAGTCACGCCGCACGACAACGCGAATTGCCGGATCGACGTCCAGTTTTGCCAGGTTTTTGTAGGGAGAGGTCAGGATCACCCCTTCGATAACATCGTTAATCAGAGTCTTGCGGTCATTCATAAAGAATTTAGACATACCGAACCTTTCCTTTTAACTGTTTTAACTGTTTTCCAGGTGAAAAAAGAGCTTCTACGCAGTATAGATAACCCAAAACATAACACAGGGAAAAGTCACGAAGGGGGCGGGAAAGGCGGTTTCCCGCCTTTTAGGAAATGATGAGAAAAGAAATCAATTGCAGGCGAGAACCTTGATAGCCAGACCGCCTGTCGAGGTTTCACGGTATTTCGAGTTCATGTCCTTGCCGGTTTCGTACATGGTTTCGATGACTTTATCGAGACACACGCGCGGTTCGCTGGTACGGCGTAATGCCATACGCGACGCATTGACCGCTTTCACCGCCGAAATCGCGTTACGCTCGATGCATGGCACCTGAACCTGTCCGGCCAGCGGATCGCAGGTCAGCCCGAGATGATGTTCCATCGCGATTTCTGCCGCCATAAACACCTGCGCGGTGCTGCCGCCCAGCAGTTCGGTCAGACCTGCCGCCGCCATAGAACAGGCCACGCCCACTTCGCCCTGGCACCCGACTTCCGCGCCTGAAATCGAAGCATTCATTTTGAACAGAATGCCCACCGCGCCGGAAGCCAGGAAGAAACGGCTGTAAGAATCAGGGCTGATCGGTCGGATAAACTGATCGTAATACGTCAGCACGGCAGGAATGATGCCACACGCGCCGTTGGTCGGTGCAGTGACCACGCGGCCGCCTGCCGCGTTTTCTTCGTTAACCGCCATCGCGTACATGTTGATCCAGTCAACAACGCCCATCGGATCGACATTGTTCTTATCCTGCGTCACCAGAATGCGGCGCAGCGCGGCGGCACGGCGGTTGATTTTCATCGGTCCCGGCAGCAAACCTTCGGTATGAATGCCGCG encodes the following:
- a CDS encoding SulP family inorganic anion transporter; protein product: MNMNFLRYDIPAGIVVFLVALPLSLGIAQASGLPPFVGLLTGVIGGVIVTLLSPSRFAVSGPAAGLVTIVVGAMETLGSFSSLLLALMLAGILQIVFGIIKAGRFVSLIPGSVIQGMLAAIGILLIMQQIPVALGYQGEDGLRGIFSDPAFSLSPTALIVPAVALLILWLWTTPPFKRIRLMTYVPGPLVAVLWGSLAVIFGDRIVPDSMQAMPRIALPKFDSVDEVTSQLEKPNWSAWNNPQIYVIAATLALVASLETLLSQEALKKLKEQTPAPSPNKEMRAQGIGNLISGFLGGMPITAVIVRSSVNVNTGARSKVSILLHGVLLLLCGMFFSDMLNTIPLACLAAVLLYTGYKLASPALFMTQWRLGLPQFLPFIATLAGILLFGMLAGIGIGLLAQLLSSTYKSHHNAMQLTRDENHYVMRFHQNLTFLHNPRLQSLLAEIPDNSVVRVERDNVGYIDPDVKAVLSDFVAKAPDRNITLHRWPVGH
- a CDS encoding L-serine ammonia-lyase, which gives rise to MISVFDIFKIGIGPSSSHTVGPMKAGKIFTDELISSGHITQTTRVAVDVYGSLSLTGKGHHTDLAIIMGLAGNMPDDVDIDAIPAFIRQVENTGRLMLGKGIKEVDFPAGSGMNFHSGNLPLHENGMTISAFSGDELLYTQTYYSIGGGFIVEASKFGMQDENPVVRPYPFRSASDLQKHCTDTGLSLSALMLQNELAGHTRTEISDHFAAIWNVMSEGITRGIHTEGLLPGPMKINRRAAALRRILVTQDKNNVDPMGVVDWINMYAMAVNEENAAGGRVVTAPTNGACGIIPAVLTYYDQFIRPISPDSYSRFFLASGAVGILFKMNASISGAEVGCQGEVGVACSMAAAGLTELLGGSTAQVFMAAEIAMEHHLGLTCDPLAGQVQVPCIERNAISAVKAVNASRMALRRTSEPRVCLDKVIETMYETGKDMNSKYRETSTGGLAIKVLACN
- a CDS encoding dihydroxyacetone kinase subunit DhaK, yielding MSKFFMNDRKTLINDVIEGVILTSPYKNLAKLDVDPAIRVVVRRDWDKKKVALISGGGSGHEPAHVGFVGKGMLTAAVCGEVFASPSVDAVLNAIVAVTGKAGCLLIVKNYTGDRLNFGLAAEKAKGMGYDVELVMVSDDISLPDNKQPRGIAGTALVHKIAGYAAEQGKSLKDVTKITRQAIDATASIGVAAAGCSLPGGGEDEEEQRIESGHVELGLGIHGEPGVSTMKTQNSKKVVDTLVSKLAEHVKKSDKLAVLINNLGGVSPLEMNQITKELVHSALGSSIRYLIGPASLVSALDMKGFSLSVIALKGGIEEALLAEVEASGWQPLVKLEKLPTKKGKKISDKKTVKASSNAQVGKIVETITQTLSDLEDELNKLDAKVGDGDTGSTFATGARDIQKENKSKKLPLNNVADLLGVVGDRLATVMGGSSGVLMSIFFTAAGKKVAEGEKLPKALLSGLERMKHYGGADLGDRTMIDALQPALEALGKKEALKGAAKAAAKGAKDTAGMKKANAGRSSYLSSNSLKGVKDPGAVAVEKVFEALAKK